One Microcoleus sp. bin38.metabat.b11b12b14.051 DNA segment encodes these proteins:
- a CDS encoding AarF/ABC1/UbiB kinase family protein codes for MFSLVQNTSRKGEILEVVFRNGWDYMKSLLTGRKTDAPSLPTPAVLRNILVELGPVFVKLGQLLSTRPDLLPAAYIETLSSLQAEVPPVPWSEVEAIVRLELKQSIEETFSKFNTQAIAAGSIAQTHKATLKDGREVALKVQRPGIDIVIEQDIAVLRGLAELVMLTDFGQQYDIVALAEEFAIALRAELDFIQEASYTDELRTNLSKSKWFDPKQVVLPEIHWNLTTKKLLVMEWLNGVPILLGDLQGIGHKGDIDAEREEITTLLCRVFFQQLYIDGFFHADPHPGNLFYLNDGRIALLDCGMVGRLDPRTQQNLTEMLLAIVDLDAQRCAQLTLQMAEFAQPTSLGNLENDLARMLRKYYNVSLSQMNLSEIFYEVLEITRKNKIRLPSNLGLYAKTLANLEGVARSFNPRFNIVEQVKPLMTDMFRRQLLGEDPVQALLRTVLDLKSLSLQSPRQVEVLLDRVTSETLKWNLTIKELDPLRRTLGDSANRLSFSIVVGSLIVGAAIISSNAQTAQLSFLSNGLFGAASFLGFWLIISILRSGRLRG; via the coding sequence TTGTTTAGCCTAGTTCAAAACACTTCTCGCAAAGGAGAAATTCTAGAGGTCGTCTTCCGCAACGGTTGGGACTACATGAAAAGCCTCCTAACCGGCCGCAAAACCGACGCCCCCAGTCTCCCAACTCCAGCAGTTCTTCGCAACATCCTCGTCGAATTAGGCCCAGTTTTTGTCAAATTGGGGCAATTGCTGAGTACCCGTCCCGACCTTTTACCCGCCGCCTACATCGAAACCCTCTCCTCCCTACAAGCGGAAGTCCCGCCCGTACCGTGGTCGGAAGTAGAAGCAATTGTGCGCCTGGAACTCAAACAGTCGATCGAAGAAACCTTCTCTAAATTTAACACTCAGGCGATCGCCGCCGGGTCGATCGCCCAAACCCACAAAGCTACCCTAAAAGACGGTCGCGAAGTCGCCCTCAAAGTTCAGCGCCCCGGTATCGATATTGTCATCGAACAAGATATCGCCGTGCTCCGAGGTTTAGCAGAACTTGTCATGCTCACAGACTTCGGTCAACAATACGATATTGTCGCCCTAGCTGAAGAATTTGCGATCGCCCTGCGCGCAGAATTAGACTTTATTCAAGAAGCCAGCTACACCGACGAATTGCGTACCAACTTATCTAAAAGTAAATGGTTTGACCCCAAACAAGTTGTGCTACCAGAAATTCACTGGAATTTGACTACAAAAAAACTCTTAGTGATGGAATGGCTGAACGGAGTACCAATTTTGTTAGGCGATTTGCAAGGAATTGGTCACAAAGGAGATATCGATGCTGAACGCGAAGAAATTACCACACTGCTTTGCCGCGTTTTCTTCCAGCAATTGTATATCGACGGCTTCTTTCACGCAGACCCGCATCCCGGCAATTTATTTTATCTCAACGACGGTCGGATAGCTTTACTCGACTGCGGCATGGTCGGCAGATTAGACCCGCGCACTCAGCAAAATCTGACAGAAATGTTGCTAGCAATTGTCGATTTAGATGCTCAACGCTGCGCTCAATTAACATTGCAAATGGCAGAATTTGCTCAGCCTACAAGTTTAGGAAATCTAGAGAACGATTTAGCTCGAATGCTGCGTAAGTATTACAATGTTAGCTTGTCGCAAATGAACTTGTCGGAAATTTTTTATGAAGTGTTGGAAATCACTCGCAAAAATAAGATTAGACTTCCCAGTAATCTCGGTTTGTATGCAAAAACCCTCGCAAATTTAGAAGGAGTAGCGCGTTCTTTTAATCCCAGGTTTAATATTGTAGAGCAGGTCAAACCGCTGATGACCGATATGTTTCGGCGTCAGTTATTAGGAGAAGACCCGGTACAAGCTCTACTGAGAACTGTCTTGGATCTAAAAAGCCTATCTTTGCAATCTCCGCGACAGGTGGAAGTGCTTTTAGACCGGGTTACTTCGGAAACTTTGAAGTGGAACTTGACTATAAAAGAACTCGATCCGCTGCGCCGAACTTTGGGAGATTCTGCGAACCGACTGTCTTTTAGTATTGTCGTGGGTTCCCTGATTGTGGGGGCGGCAATTATTTCTTCTAACGCGCAAACTGCTCAGCTATCTTTTTTGAGCAATGGTTTGTTTGGGGCGGCGAGTTTTTTGGGTTTTTGGTTGATTATTAGCATTTTGCGATCTGGGCGTTTGCGCGGTTGA
- a CDS encoding mannose-1-phosphate guanylyltransferase has protein sequence MSRTLIPVILAGGKGERFWPLSRKQRPKQFLSLDGSGKSLLQATAERLLELGNGWEDLWVVTSEMLADGVREQLPLLPPQNLLAEPEGRDTAPAVAWTAIETAKRYGEDAVVGFFPADHWIGEPQEFIKTLEAAADLATKESAIATLGVKPSYASTGYGYIEQGEEIGSFGGFPAYRVARFTEKPDRATAEEFVNSGKFSWNGGIFVFRVGTVLTELRNHVPEMMAALEAKGAAAYSELPKISIDYALMEKTQKACVLPVGFSWDDLGDWNAIGRLLQGDKPNVELAKHIGIDTKDSIFYAADDNEVIVTIGLEDVVVVRDGNVTLIVKKDRTQEIKQVIKVLGEDDKLKDLL, from the coding sequence ATGAGTAGAACCTTAATTCCTGTAATTCTGGCCGGTGGTAAAGGCGAACGTTTCTGGCCGCTGAGTCGCAAACAGCGCCCCAAGCAGTTTTTGAGTCTCGACGGTAGCGGCAAGAGTTTGCTACAAGCTACTGCGGAAAGACTTTTGGAATTAGGTAATGGTTGGGAGGATTTGTGGGTGGTAACGTCGGAAATGTTGGCCGATGGAGTGCGGGAACAATTGCCGCTGTTACCTCCCCAGAATTTGCTGGCGGAACCGGAGGGCCGGGATACTGCGCCGGCGGTGGCTTGGACTGCTATAGAAACTGCGAAGCGTTACGGTGAAGATGCGGTTGTCGGTTTTTTCCCGGCGGATCACTGGATTGGGGAACCGCAGGAGTTTATCAAGACTTTGGAGGCGGCGGCGGATTTGGCGACTAAGGAAAGTGCGATCGCCACTTTGGGAGTCAAGCCGAGTTATGCTTCTACTGGTTACGGCTACATCGAACAAGGCGAAGAAATTGGCAGTTTTGGCGGTTTTCCGGCGTATCGGGTGGCGAGATTTACCGAAAAGCCCGATCGTGCTACCGCCGAAGAATTTGTAAACAGCGGTAAGTTTAGTTGGAATGGCGGAATATTCGTCTTTCGAGTTGGCACTGTCTTGACAGAATTGCGAAATCATGTACCGGAAATGATGGCAGCTTTGGAAGCCAAAGGCGCTGCTGCTTACTCCGAATTGCCGAAAATTAGCATCGATTACGCGCTGATGGAGAAGACGCAAAAGGCTTGTGTGTTACCCGTAGGCTTTAGTTGGGACGATTTGGGTGATTGGAATGCGATCGGGCGTTTGCTGCAAGGAGACAAGCCAAATGTCGAGTTAGCAAAACACATCGGAATTGACACCAAGGATAGCATTTTTTATGCAGCGGATGACAATGAAGTGATTGTCACCATCGGTTTAGAAGATGTTGTCGTTGTCAGAGATGGGAATGTGACGTTAATCGTGAAAAAAGACAGAACGCAGGAGATTAAACAGGTAATCAAAGTGTTGGGAGAAGATGATAAATTGAAAGATTTATTGTAA
- the uvsE gene encoding UV DNA damage repair endonuclease UvsE has product MLEKEKLPELGLVCVTTSDAVRFRTVTRKRLLQLAETEQEKVLRELYADNLKRLDKAIDFCAANGIKLYRMTSALFPFADTDLGEAVLQSMAEELRNTGDRALSLSIRLVFHPDQFVVLSSDKLSVVENSIKILATHALILDMLQQPRSPYALMNIHGGKGDRASQLKSVIRDLPESIRSRLTFENDEYAYSSSEIIEVCLDTAVPMVFDAHHHVIHEHLESYDDPNVAEMLAAARTTWSDPEFQLVHISNGKEFFADPRHSDLITEMPESYYQAPWIEVEAKFKELAIEKLRKEWLAAKIPEYSTIL; this is encoded by the coding sequence GTGTTAGAAAAGGAGAAATTGCCGGAATTGGGGTTGGTCTGCGTCACCACATCCGATGCAGTTCGATTTCGGACAGTTACCCGCAAACGACTGTTACAGCTTGCGGAAACTGAACAAGAAAAAGTGTTGCGCGAGCTTTATGCAGACAACTTAAAACGGCTTGACAAAGCGATCGACTTTTGTGCTGCAAATGGGATTAAGCTTTACCGCATGACTTCTGCGCTCTTCCCTTTTGCAGATACCGATTTGGGGGAAGCGGTGCTACAGTCAATGGCTGAGGAATTACGCAATACGGGCGATCGGGCTTTGTCTTTAAGCATCCGCTTGGTATTCCACCCGGATCAATTCGTTGTCCTCAGTTCCGACAAGCTTTCTGTGGTGGAAAACAGCATTAAAATTCTGGCAACTCATGCTTTAATCTTAGATATGTTGCAACAACCCCGATCGCCCTACGCACTGATGAACATTCACGGCGGTAAGGGCGATCGGGCTTCGCAACTCAAATCAGTCATCCGCGACTTACCCGAATCTATTCGATCGCGCTTAACCTTTGAAAATGACGAATACGCCTACAGTTCCTCAGAAATCATAGAAGTTTGTCTCGATACCGCAGTACCGATGGTTTTTGACGCGCACCACCACGTCATTCACGAACATTTAGAAAGTTACGACGATCCAAACGTCGCCGAAATGCTCGCAGCAGCCCGCACTACTTGGTCAGATCCTGAATTTCAATTAGTCCACATATCCAACGGAAAAGAATTTTTTGCCGATCCGCGCCACAGCGATTTAATTACCGAAATGCCTGAGAGCTATTATCAAGCTCCTTGGATTGAAGTAGAAGCTAAATTCAAAGAATTAGCTATTGAAAAGTTGCGGAAAGAATGGCTGGCTGCGAAAATTCCCGAATACAGCACAATCCTGTAG
- a CDS encoding CP12 domain-containing protein, with product MMMKAQDIMTKEVVTIRGSATVAEAVAMMNELCLRALIVERRHEQDAYGIVTETDIVYKVTAYGVDPQKVRVFEIMTKPCITVNPDLGVEYVARLFANTRIRRAPVIKDKLLGIISVTDILTKSDFVEKPKSVVFEDEIQKAIVDARTVCSQKGATSKECAVAWDIVEEMQAEAAHQRSMKLDKTAFDEYCEENPEAAEARIYDS from the coding sequence GTGATGATGAAAGCCCAAGATATTATGACAAAGGAAGTTGTCACCATTCGTGGTTCGGCAACGGTAGCTGAAGCAGTGGCGATGATGAACGAACTGTGTCTGCGCGCCCTAATCGTGGAACGCCGCCACGAACAAGACGCCTACGGCATTGTCACCGAAACGGATATTGTTTACAAAGTAACAGCCTACGGAGTAGACCCGCAAAAAGTCCGCGTCTTCGAGATTATGACCAAACCGTGCATCACGGTGAATCCCGACTTGGGCGTCGAATATGTAGCGAGGTTGTTCGCGAATACCCGCATCCGCCGAGCTCCGGTGATTAAGGACAAACTGCTGGGGATTATTTCGGTAACGGATATTTTGACAAAAAGTGATTTTGTTGAGAAGCCGAAGAGTGTTGTCTTTGAGGATGAAATTCAAAAGGCGATCGTGGATGCAAGAACAGTCTGTTCCCAGAAAGGCGCTACATCTAAAGAGTGTGCGGTAGCCTGGGACATCGTAGAGGAAATGCAGGCTGAGGCTGCTCACCAGCGATCGATGAAGCTTGACAAAACGGCTTTTGACGAGTATTGCGAAGAAAATCCCGAGGCGGCTGAAGCGCGGATTTACGACAGTTAG
- a CDS encoding trypsin-like serine protease, whose amino-acid sequence MNKVIKILLMTILTVLLVLETAEAGRSIISAFGDSSSRKPLALEQHTGVAYLEPVQCTGSLLTGGLHILTAAHCLNEGGVKVPAGTAVTANFKLPSGQVTIPISNYYIHPGWTGYESEVGNDLAILKLKKAAPPTAERYEINRNKNEVGQLFTKVGYGYTGLGAKGQNENSNSEAKRYAGQNRYDALGDILRNATESDMSELVLGSQLIFDFDDGTAEHDTLGRHFPQLADRGLGKNEIATASGDSGGPSFVGGKIAGISSWGYSDRGFFKTNIGDIDKIDNNGSFGEISGDTRVSFYASWIDKVTGRR is encoded by the coding sequence ATGAATAAAGTTATAAAAATATTATTAATGACTATTTTGACTGTACTGTTAGTTTTGGAAACAGCAGAAGCAGGGCGATCGATAATTAGTGCTTTTGGCGATAGCAGTTCCCGCAAACCCCTAGCTTTAGAGCAACATACAGGTGTCGCTTATCTCGAACCAGTGCAGTGTACGGGTTCCCTGTTAACCGGAGGATTGCATATTCTAACGGCCGCCCACTGCCTCAATGAAGGCGGGGTGAAGGTTCCTGCTGGCACGGCAGTAACGGCAAATTTTAAATTACCCAGCGGTCAAGTTACTATCCCTATCAGCAATTATTATATTCATCCTGGATGGACTGGTTATGAATCAGAAGTCGGCAATGATCTTGCTATTTTAAAGCTGAAAAAAGCAGCCCCACCAACTGCGGAACGGTACGAAATTAACCGGAATAAAAATGAAGTCGGTCAGTTGTTTACAAAAGTTGGCTATGGATATACTGGTTTGGGTGCAAAGGGACAAAATGAAAATTCTAATTCTGAGGCGAAACGATATGCAGGTCAAAACCGCTACGATGCGCTAGGTGATATTTTAAGAAATGCTACAGAATCTGATATGTCTGAGTTAGTATTGGGCAGTCAGTTAATTTTTGATTTTGATGATGGCACTGCCGAACATGATACTTTGGGGAGGCATTTTCCGCAATTAGCCGATCGCGGTTTAGGCAAAAATGAAATCGCCACAGCTAGCGGAGACTCCGGCGGGCCCTCGTTTGTGGGCGGGAAAATTGCCGGCATTAGTTCTTGGGGTTATAGCGATCGCGGATTTTTCAAAACAAATATCGGCGATATTGATAAAATTGACAACAACGGCAGTTTTGGGGAAATTTCCGGCGACACGCGGGTATCATTTTATGCGAGTTGGATTGACAAAGTGACAGGTAGAAGATAG
- the glpX gene encoding class II fructose-bisphosphatase encodes MDNVIGLEIIEVVEQAAIASARLMGKGEKDEADRVAVEAMRERMNKIHMRGRIVIGEGERDDAPMLYIGEQVGICTQENAKDVCNIDELIEIDIAVDPCEGTNLVAYGQNGSMAVLAISEKGGLFAAPDFYMNKLAAPAAARNHVDIRKTPTENLKIISDCLGRSIEDLVVVVMDRPRHKDLINEIRQAGSRVRLISDGDVSAAISCAFSGSNIHALMGIGAAPEGVISAAAMRCLGGHFQGQLIYDPAVVKTGLIGESKEKNIARLLEMGITDPDKIYNAEELASGETVLFAACGITPGTLMEGVRFFGGGARTESLVISSQSKTARFVDTIHMFDQPKSLQLK; translated from the coding sequence GTGGACAATGTAATCGGTTTAGAGATTATCGAAGTAGTTGAGCAGGCAGCCATTGCTTCCGCTCGCTTAATGGGCAAAGGCGAAAAAGATGAAGCCGATCGCGTAGCTGTAGAAGCCATGCGCGAACGCATGAACAAAATTCATATGCGCGGCCGCATCGTGATCGGTGAAGGCGAACGCGATGACGCACCCATGCTTTACATCGGGGAACAAGTAGGTATTTGTACTCAGGAAAATGCTAAAGATGTCTGCAACATCGATGAATTGATCGAAATTGACATCGCCGTTGACCCCTGCGAAGGTACTAACCTAGTTGCTTATGGTCAAAACGGTTCGATGGCAGTTTTGGCAATCTCTGAAAAAGGTGGTTTGTTTGCTGCGCCCGATTTCTACATGAACAAATTGGCTGCTCCCGCGGCTGCGAGGAATCATGTAGATATTCGCAAAACGCCAACCGAAAACCTCAAAATTATCTCCGATTGTCTCGGCCGCAGTATTGAAGATTTGGTAGTGGTGGTGATGGATCGCCCCCGACACAAAGATTTAATTAATGAAATTCGCCAAGCGGGTTCAAGAGTTCGATTGATCAGCGACGGCGATGTTTCAGCAGCGATTTCTTGCGCGTTTTCTGGTTCCAACATCCACGCGCTGATGGGTATTGGTGCAGCACCCGAAGGTGTGATTTCCGCAGCAGCAATGCGCTGCTTGGGCGGTCACTTCCAAGGACAGTTGATTTACGATCCAGCAGTTGTCAAAACTGGTTTGATCGGTGAAAGCAAAGAGAAGAATATCGCCCGCCTTCTAGAGATGGGGATCACAGATCCAGACAAGATTTATAATGCTGAAGAGTTGGCATCTGGAGAAACTGTGCTGTTTGCAGCTTGCGGAATTACTCCCGGAACGCTGATGGAAGGAGTTCGATTCTTTGGCGGCGGTGCTCGCACTGAGAGTTTGGTAATTTCTTCTCAGTCGAAGACTGCTCGCTTTGTGGATACAATCCATATGTTTGACCAGCCAAAATCTCTGCAATTGAAATAA
- a CDS encoding VOC family protein has translation MIGYVTVGTNNLERAAKFYDTLLAEIGAKRFMEVDRFIAWSVSPEMPGLAVAKPFDGNEATVGNGVMIALQVDSPEKVDLVYNKAIELGAKDEGAVGPRGTLPGFYVGYFRDLDGNKLNVFYMNEPNT, from the coding sequence ATGATTGGATACGTTACAGTCGGCACCAACAATCTTGAACGTGCAGCCAAGTTTTATGATACTTTGCTTGCTGAAATTGGCGCTAAACGATTCATGGAAGTAGACCGATTTATCGCATGGAGTGTTTCTCCAGAGATGCCAGGACTTGCTGTTGCAAAACCCTTTGATGGCAATGAAGCAACTGTTGGTAATGGCGTCATGATCGCACTTCAAGTTGACAGTCCAGAAAAAGTCGATTTAGTGTACAATAAGGCGATCGAACTTGGCGCTAAGGATGAAGGAGCAGTGGGGCCAAGAGGCACGTTACCGGGGTTTTATGTGGGATATTTCCGGGATCTTGATGGAAATAAGCTGAACGTGTTTTATATGAATGAACCAAACACTTAA
- a CDS encoding glutamyl-tRNA reductase, with protein MNIAVVGLSHKTAPVEVREKLSIPEQKIEAAIAQLRGYPNIQEVAILSTCNRLEIYIVTTESEPGVREVMQFLSECSKLHLQSLRPHLFILLHEDAVMHLMRVSAGLDSLVLGEGQILAQVKQTHKLAQQYKGVGRILERLFKQALTAGKRVRTETSIGTGAVSISSAAAELAHMKGQHLATSRIAIIGAGKMSRLLVQHLLSKGASHIAIVNRSMRGAEELAGLFKDATLHLHLLADMMQVIADSDLVFTSTAATDPLLNKAKLEAVLKPDRPLMLVDISVPRNVDSDAKELANVKSFNVDDLKAVVAQNHESRRKMAMEAEGLLEQEVEAFDVWWRSLETVPTISCLRDKIELIREQELEKALSRLGSEFSEKHQDVIESLTRGIVNKILHDPMVQLRAQQDIEARRQAMQTLQTLFNLDVDVNQQYS; from the coding sequence ATGAATATTGCAGTCGTAGGTCTCAGCCACAAAACAGCGCCGGTTGAAGTTCGCGAAAAACTCAGCATTCCAGAACAGAAGATTGAAGCGGCGATCGCCCAATTGCGCGGCTATCCCAACATTCAAGAGGTTGCCATCCTCAGCACTTGCAACCGCTTAGAAATTTATATTGTCACCACTGAGTCGGAGCCTGGGGTGCGAGAGGTAATGCAGTTCCTTTCGGAATGCAGCAAACTTCATCTGCAATCTTTGCGCCCTCACCTGTTCATTTTGCTGCACGAAGATGCGGTAATGCACTTGATGCGAGTGTCTGCGGGCCTTGACAGTTTGGTGCTGGGAGAAGGACAAATTTTGGCTCAGGTGAAGCAAACTCACAAACTCGCGCAGCAATACAAAGGTGTAGGCAGAATTTTAGAACGTTTGTTCAAACAAGCTCTCACAGCCGGGAAGCGAGTTCGCACCGAAACTAGCATCGGTACTGGTGCGGTGTCGATTAGTTCGGCGGCGGCGGAATTGGCTCACATGAAAGGGCAGCATTTAGCAACCAGCCGGATTGCGATTATCGGTGCTGGGAAGATGTCGCGCTTGTTGGTGCAGCATTTGCTGTCGAAAGGAGCGAGTCATATTGCGATCGTCAATCGATCGATGCGCGGGGCTGAGGAATTGGCGGGATTGTTTAAAGATGCTACATTACACTTGCATTTGCTCGCGGACATGATGCAGGTAATTGCCGACTCTGACTTGGTGTTCACCAGTACGGCTGCTACAGATCCGTTGTTAAATAAAGCTAAATTAGAAGCTGTTTTAAAACCCGATCGCCCTTTGATGTTGGTGGACATTTCTGTACCGCGCAACGTTGACTCGGATGCGAAGGAACTCGCTAACGTCAAGTCGTTTAATGTGGACGATTTGAAAGCTGTGGTAGCTCAAAATCACGAAAGCCGCCGCAAAATGGCAATGGAAGCTGAAGGCTTGCTGGAACAGGAAGTCGAGGCTTTTGATGTCTGGTGGCGCAGTCTGGAAACAGTGCCTACTATTAGCTGTTTGCGAGATAAGATCGAATTGATTCGAGAACAAGAGTTAGAAAAAGCTTTATCGCGTCTAGGCTCCGAATTTTCGGAGAAACATCAAGATGTGATTGAATCTTTAACAAGAGGGATTGTGAATAAGATTTTGCACGATCCAATGGTACAGTTGCGCGCGCAGCAGGATATTGAGGCGCGCCGACAAGCGATGCAGACTTTGCAAACCCTGTTTAATTTGGATGTGGATGTGAATCAGCAGTATAGTTAG
- a CDS encoding AAA family ATPase — MSIELVSANIKNFRSLGDLTLNFKDLTILVGCNSSGKSNSLQALSILSLMLKVGSPPPAEFMQRFLRFGENEDITFSITVKEAKKTAEYTVSMSLEQGKLSYSREQLLIGKHKVIEAKNGVGKVRDEKGRNAQIYQSKAGNLALKSAGDFGDRPFTGRLAEFIINWDFYDLDPKLMRGSSMFVIGDNIVINRENIPSLGSTGGEIQDVLQYWAEHDLGKFQVVSQELDDCLGISLKLVDEEGEKIIKVLEKDSLEIPLSNMSDGTLRIMAYYVLLHQDQLPTLIGIEEPERNLHPGLLREVASVVKRLSQKTQVIITTHSSQLLDCFNLDEINSDVSVLLLSKRDDVGTQAFPVDELGKSRDDLSEWMRDFGVGSAIYHSHLLQEILEQ, encoded by the coding sequence ATGAGTATTGAACTTGTATCGGCTAACATTAAAAACTTTAGGAGCTTAGGCGATCTTACGTTAAACTTTAAAGATTTAACGATTTTAGTTGGCTGCAACTCTAGCGGAAAGTCTAACTCTCTACAGGCATTATCAATTCTCAGTTTGATGCTAAAAGTTGGCTCTCCTCCTCCTGCGGAGTTCATGCAAAGATTCTTGAGATTTGGGGAAAATGAAGATATTACTTTTTCTATTACTGTCAAAGAAGCTAAGAAAACAGCCGAATATACTGTTTCTATGTCTTTAGAACAAGGGAAATTATCTTATTCGCGCGAGCAACTTTTGATAGGTAAACATAAAGTAATAGAAGCCAAAAATGGCGTTGGAAAAGTGCGAGATGAAAAAGGGAGGAATGCTCAGATATATCAATCCAAAGCTGGCAATTTAGCATTAAAGTCTGCGGGAGATTTTGGAGACAGACCATTTACTGGCAGACTTGCAGAATTTATCATAAATTGGGACTTCTACGATCTAGATCCTAAGTTGATGAGAGGTAGTTCTATGTTTGTAATTGGCGACAATATTGTGATAAACAGAGAAAACATTCCCAGTCTGGGTAGCACTGGTGGGGAAATTCAAGATGTTTTACAATACTGGGCTGAACATGATTTAGGCAAGTTTCAAGTAGTTAGTCAAGAACTTGATGATTGTCTGGGTATCAGCTTAAAGTTAGTGGACGAAGAAGGAGAGAAAATAATTAAAGTATTGGAAAAAGATAGTCTAGAGATTCCTTTGTCGAATATGTCAGACGGAACTCTCCGAATTATGGCTTATTACGTGTTACTTCATCAAGATCAGCTACCTACACTGATTGGGATTGAAGAACCTGAACGAAATCTTCATCCAGGATTGCTAAGAGAGGTTGCATCTGTAGTAAAAAGACTTTCTCAAAAAACACAGGTAATTATTACAACTCATAGTTCCCAGTTACTTGATTGTTTCAATCTGGATGAAATAAACTCGGATGTTTCTGTACTGCTGCTAAGCAAAAGAGATGACGTTGGAACACAAGCTTTTCCCGTAGATGAGTTAGGGAAGAGTCGGGATGATTTATCTGAATGGATGAGAGACTTTGGAGTAGGTAGTGCAATTTATCACAGTCATCTATTACAAGAAATTTTAGAACAATAG
- a CDS encoding SOS response-associated peptidase produces MCGRYTLTASAQIIAEFFKLSEVPDIKPRYNIAPTQSVATVTASPQLQRQFQFMRWGLIPSWAKDIKIGSKTINARSETIAEKPAFRSAIKRRRCLIVADGFYEWLPLLKHKQPYYFQMAEGAPFAFAGLWENWESPEGEKIVSCTIITTAANETVQPVHDRMPVILPSGAWEEWLDPAVNSAQQVLPLLKPYAAAMKGNAVSAIVNSPTRDSPECIQPIDPTAVETASTHTKSASAD; encoded by the coding sequence ATGTGCGGACGATACACTTTAACTGCTTCAGCTCAAATTATCGCCGAATTCTTCAAACTGTCGGAAGTTCCCGATATCAAACCGCGATACAATATCGCGCCAACTCAATCAGTAGCGACAGTTACAGCTTCTCCTCAGCTTCAGCGACAGTTTCAATTTATGCGCTGGGGTTTGATTCCAAGTTGGGCAAAAGATATCAAAATAGGCAGCAAGACGATCAATGCGCGATCGGAAACTATAGCCGAAAAACCTGCTTTTCGCAGCGCCATCAAGCGCAGGCGATGTTTGATAGTTGCTGACGGTTTCTACGAGTGGCTACCGCTCTTAAAGCACAAACAGCCTTATTATTTTCAAATGGCCGAGGGCGCACCTTTTGCTTTTGCTGGTTTGTGGGAAAATTGGGAATCTCCAGAAGGAGAAAAGATTGTATCTTGCACTATAATTACGACTGCTGCTAACGAAACTGTCCAGCCTGTGCACGATCGAATGCCGGTGATTCTCCCATCTGGCGCGTGGGAAGAGTGGCTCGATCCTGCTGTTAACAGCGCTCAGCAAGTTTTGCCACTATTAAAGCCCTATGCTGCGGCAATGAAAGGAAATGCGGTAAGTGCGATCGTCAACAGTCCAACTAGAGACAGTCCTGAGTGCATTCAACCAATAGATCCCACGGCGGTTGAAACCGCGTCTACACACACGAAGTCCGCCTCCGCGGACTAA